One Littorina saxatilis isolate snail1 linkage group LG1, US_GU_Lsax_2.0, whole genome shotgun sequence genomic window carries:
- the LOC138977873 gene encoding uncharacterized protein, which translates to MESVPHCEDHPTKPLIFMCMACDELVCSRCKKADHEGHKTRDVDKAAHDYKKQIASKLKKVKVAISSTTNELQEARSSYDAFGESLESTKEAIEDRAGMVKRLLEEYVAETLQSAHDLAEEHGRAELCARITNLEMQATILQESKQQIQQAMKAKNTHYDIIGRRSLLSTLSAAPVSHTSLSQAYVFLPAKPSGQWREELKRFVGLPKVAYTSSESSDMVLSIRMTVPHKVQALQVLSDGRVCVVFSDRAIALPANAADAGTLVLGIYNQDGTLLQQHRLDSAFQQPRLSSTSNREVVVFCTLTGTKKTVDIGLITTEQNSELKDFLCCFRPESPKKFTLRSLSTSKAETHKIFEVGSDSSTGLFSVLTENPQTVVAHKSGQYFAVIQYCTAIPEAEDAKLAAKSASTPSLSIFGGSKKVSGAKLHTPQASVAVFKRPQEPTSKPQEALTTFRPREEHGFHPTDVCFFCRIDRDVLLVASAAGVYSVDYEAGGDYSVFMSLNSHLLQKPGSFITSLAQDHDGWLWIGCNNGNVLSRLHVEQVSNHYLLPKMRDAVGLDDSCDSNSSFESDVADDDVESSGQSTSAATTTSTDTTSTSESDAFGTAVPMYHGNVIASRAATTTRSSSFLSGSRRSFSSENDFEKEIRPKSADGSFQSELAAKVREREMRKVTAEEIGKGSQAQKGFQSPSMTQVGDNAFDMTSPPANPFRRPVEQATISTTPLPPISSSRPAEATALSTTSPSSMYSPQSGGDATRSRSARSVFSSRPPPPKRPPPRPPLSPSHNSPHRRHHRPSLSPEVVSESDGTVPAARPMTGSLAGRAVWEQSGNTKAGARYETIDLYQEGGNQLLTAARQALRKVSIPTKTEEPQSTVTHTPKT; encoded by the exons ATGGAGTCAGTCCCTCACTGTGAAGATCATCCGACTAAACCGTTAATTTTCATGTGCATGGCATGTGACGAACTGGTCTGCAGTCGATGTAAGAAGGCTGATCACGAGGGACACAAAACACGAGACGTCGACAAAGCAGCACATGACTACAAGAAGCAGATTGCTTCAAAGCTCAAGAAGGTCAAAGTAGCCATAAGCAGCACAACAAATGAGCTCCAGGAGGCGCGCTCGTCCTACGATGCTTTTGGAGAATCTCTTGAATCCACAAAAGAAGCGATTGAAGATCGAGCAGGTATGGTAAAGAGATTGCTGGAAGAGTACGTTGCAGAAACATTGCAGTCGGCACACGACCTTGCCGAGGAGCACGGGCGTGCAGAGCTGTGTGCACGCATCACCAACCTAGAAATGCAGGCAACTATTCTTCAAGAAAGCAAACAGCAGATACAACAGGCGATGAAAGCAAAGAATACACACTACGATATCATCGGACGAAGGTCTCTCCTGTCGACACTGTCAGCAGCGCCTGTTTCACACACATCACTGAGCCAGGCCTACGTCTTCCTCCCAGCTAAACCTTCCGGTCAGTGGAGAGAGGAGTTGAAACGCTTCGTTGGTCTGCCAAAAGTGGCATACACAAGCAGTGAGTCATCAGACATGGTTTTGTCAATCAGAATGACTGTTCCACACAAAGTGCAAGCACTTCAAGTCCTGAGTGATGGGAGGGTATGCGTTGTGTTTTCAGACAGAGCCATTGCCCTTCCCGCTAATGCTGCGGATGCTGGTACACTTGTCCTGGGCATTTACAACCAAGATGGGACATTACTTCAACAACACAGACTGGACTCTGCTTTTCAGCAGCCACGGCTGTCATCAACATCCAACCGCGAGGTGGTTGTGTTCTGTACTTTGACTGGCACCAAGAAAACTGTTGATATTGGTTTGATAACGACTGAACAAAATAGCGAGCTGAAAGACTTTCTCTGCTGCTTTAGACCAGAGTCGCCAAAAAAGTTCACACTGCGAAGCCTGTCGACATCAAAAGCAGAAACCCACAAAATCTTCGAAGTTGGCAGTGACTCTTCCACGGGTTTGTTCAGTGTGCTCACAGAAAATCCACAAACTGTAGTTGCCCACAAAAGTGGGCAATACTTTGCTGTTATTCAGTATTGCACGGCTATACCAGAAGCAGAAGACGCAAAACTGGCAGCGAAGTCTGCATCCACACCGAGCTTATCTATTTTTGGTGGATCAAAAAAAGTGTCAGGAGCGAAGTTGCACACACCTCAAGCTTCGGTTGCTGTGTTCAAACGACCACAGGAGCCTACCTCAAAACCACAAGAGGCTCTGACAACATTCAGACCCCGCGAAGAACACGGCTTTCATCCGACTGACGTGTGTTTCTTCTGCCGCATTGATCGTGATGTTCTTCTTGTGGCAAGTGCTGCTGGCGTCTATAGTGTAGACTATGAAGCCGGTGGAGATTACAGCGTGTTTATGTCCCTGAATTCTCATCTGCTGCAAAAACCAGGAAGCTTCATCACCTCTCTCGCCCAAGACCACGATGGATGGCTGTGGATTGGGTGCAACAACGGCAACGTTTTGAGTCGTCTACATGTGGAACAAGTGTCAAAC CATTACCTGCTGCCGAAAATGCGGGACGCAGTTGGACTCGACGATTCTTGTGATTCCAACAGCTCTTTTGAGTCTGACGTCGCTGATGATGATGTGGAAAGTAGCGGTCAAAGTACGTCAGCAGCCACAACCACTTCTACAGACACAACGTCAACCTCTGAGTCTGATGCCTTTGGAACAGCTGTACCCATGTATCACGGAAATGTCATCGCTTCAAGAGCAGCAACAACTACACGTTCATCGTCATTTTTGTCGGGTTCACGTCGTTCCTTTTCCTCGGAGAACGATTTTGAGAAGGAAATACGTCCAAAGTCTGCGGATGGTAGTTTTCAATCAGAACTTGCCGCAAAAGTTCGAGAGCGCGAGATGAGAAAAGTAACAGCAGAGGAAATCGGTAAAGGTAGTCAAGCTCAGAAAGGCTTTCAGTCACCTTCGATGACGCAGGTCGGAGACAACGCTTTTGATATGACGTCACCGCCAGCTAACCCTTTTCGTCGACCAGTTGAACAGGCCACCATTAGCACGACGCCATTGCCACCTATCTCTTCTTCTCGACCGGCGGAAGCTACTGCACTTAGTACAACGTCACCGTCATCTATGTACTCTCCTCAATCAGGGGGAGATGCTACTCGTAGCAGGTCAGCACGATCCGTCTTCTCTTCTCGACCTCCTCCCCCAAAACGCCCACCCCCAcgtcctcctctttctccttctcaTAACTCGCctcatcgtcgtcatcaccGCCCGTCCTTGTCACCAGAGGTCGTTTCTGAGAGCGATGGAACTGTCCCAGCCGCAAGGCCCATGACTGGCAGCCTCGCGGGAAGAGCTGTTTGGGAGCAATCTGGCAACACAAAGGCCGGTGCTAGATATGAAACAATTGACTTGTATCAAGAGGGAGGGAATCAACTGCTAACAGCAGCTAGACAGGCGTTAAGAAAGGTCTCAATTCCCACCAAAACAGAAGAACCCCAAAGTACCGTCACCCACACACCAAAAACCTAA